The sequence CCGATGACGATGGGTTTCTTCGCCGCGACACAGGCATCGAGCGTCGCCTGCAGCGCTTTCGGGGAGGAGAAGTCGACCAGCACATCGCTCGCCGCGACCAGCGCCGCGATATCGTCGCCCTGGTCCGCGCCGCCGGCGTGGGTCTGCCCCGCTTCCTCTATGGCCGCGACCAGCGCCTGTCCCATGCGGCCCTTGCTGCCGATAATTCCGATGGCTGTCATTATGCTTGTTCCCGTTCGTCCTGAGCGCGATCTCGTCATCCTGAACTTGTTTCAGGATCCACTTATCCTCTAAGCAGTTTCTATGAGACGAAATGGATGCTGAAACAAGTTCGGCATGACGAAGAAAGGCAATATGCTAAACCCGATCAACAATATCGTCATCCTCACCGGCGCCGGCGTCAGTGCCGAGAGCGGGGTCGCCACCTTTCGCGGGCCGGACGGGCTGTGGGAGGGGCAGCGGGTCGAGGATGTCGCGACGCCCGAAGCCTTTGTCCGTGATCCCGACCTGGTGCAGAAATTCTACGACGAGCGCCGCGCCAAGCTGAAGGCCGTGCAGCCCAACGCCGCGCACATGGCGCTGGCGAAGCTCGACAAGACATGGGCAGGGGAACTGCTGCTGGTCACGCAAAATGTCGATGATCTGCACGATCGCGCCGGATCGAAGCGGCTGCTGCATATGCACGGCGAGCTGAACAGCGCCTGGTGTCTGGCGTGTGATGCGCGTTCGCCGTTCGACGGGGTGATGGCTTCTGGCCCGCCCTGTCCCGAATGCGGCCAGTCCGGCAGCCTGCGCCCGGACATCGTATGGTTCGGTGAAATGCCCTATCAGATGGAGCGGATCGAAGCGGCGCTCGCCCAGTGCGACCTGTTCGTCTCGATCGGCACATCCGGCGCGGTCTATCCGGCGGCCGGCTTCGTCCAGACCGCCCGCTATCACGGCGCCCGCACGCTGGAGATGAATCTCGACCCGTCGGAGGGCAGCTTCCATTTCCACGAAAGCCGGATGGGCAAGGCGGGTGCGCTGGTGCCCGACTGGGTCGAGCAGGTCCTCTCGCACGGCCTCTGTTAGGGGCCGACGGCGCGGTGGGGACGATGAAGGGCAGTTGTCATTGCGGCGCGGTGCAGATCAGTGTCGCGGCGTCGCCTGTCGAAGTGCTGCGCTGCAACTGCACCCTGTGTCGCAAGACCGGCTGGCGCGGTGGCTACTGGCCGCCCGGGGACGTGACCATCGCCGCCCAGCCCGACGCGATCAGCCCCTATGTCCAGGGCGACCGGACTATCACAAGCTGGATCTGCCGCCGCTGCGGCTGCTTCACCCACTGGACCCCGCTGACGGCGTCGCCCGAACGGATGGGCGTGAACATGCGGATGTTCGAGGCAGAGGAGTGGCACCATCTGCCGGTGCGCGAAGTGGACGGGGCCAGGGGCTAGGTTGTCGCAGCCAATAGCGTTCGACCATTGGCAAAATTGCCTCCAATTTGCAAAAGGACGGGTAGTTCAGAAACTGCATAAGGATCGATTCCCTCTGGGAAAACCGGTAGGTCTATCGGACAGACCGGTCGTTTCACGACCGGGCTATGGAGAATTCCGGTTTCTTCCATCCCCTTTTGATGGACAGGCTTCGAACCCTGTATGGACAAATTACACAGGTAGGCAAAAAGGACTTCCCTTCTCAACATGTTGATGTTTACTAAGTGCGGGCGCCGATTTGCTCAGGTTCATGTTTCATGGCGGGCCTATCGGCATCGAACCTAGATACGGGGAAATATAATAATGAACGATAATGAACGGAAGTCTGCAAGCGGAGCTGGCAAGAAAATATATGAAAAGCCGGAACTTGTTCTGTTGAGTAATGCTAAAAGTGCTGAGGGGAAATCTTCTTATGCCACAGTGGAAGATGCAGTATTTACTTCTACAACTGGTCCGAGCTAACCCGCAAACATCGCCGCAACACTGCCCGCGAGATAGGATGATGGCCCGCTATATTCTGATGTGGTAGCTGGTGACGCACGGTTAGCCGGTTCCGCGCCCAAGTGCGGGAGTTTCCTGGTTTCCTGCGCTTGCGACGAATTGTTTTCGGTCTTTTCTGTCTTCGCGTCGCCTAAACTGACCAGTAAAGAAGGCTTTTCTTCTCATTCGGATAATGCTTAAGATTGACAGGAGCGGGTTCGCTCCTAACCAACTATTCAAGCCAAGAAACCCGGCATTAGGGAGGGTAGAAGGGAATGATCATGAATTACAAAAGCCAAATAGCGTCAAGCCAGACCGTCTCTAGCGGCAAGAGAGTATATCAAAAGCCGGAGCTCGTTTTGTTGAGTGACACGGCGAGCACCGAAAGCAAAACTTATTCTACGACTGAATTTGCTTCCGGCCCCTTTACTGTTGGTCCAAGTTAAATAGCCGGCATCACTACGTGCTACGCGGCTCCCGTATGGCCAGTATATTTGGGTTAATTCCGCCATTCATATGAAGATCAGTTCTCCTGAAACCACGGGACGCGATTCGCGGCTGGCCATTGCCCTGTTGGCGATGGCGGGCCTCGCGATCACTTTCTGGACCGGTTCCCGCTATCCGGCGCTGAACAGCAAGGCCGCCATGGGTGGTGATACGCCGCTGTCGGGTCTGGCCTTCGATATCGTCTATGATATTTTCCCCGACAGCGCTCTGTGGTGGACGCTGGTCGCCAATACTGCCAACTGGATCGTCACCAATATCAAAGGTATGACCTTTGGCATATTGTTCGGCGCTGCCTTGTTGACCTTGCTCTCGCTGTTGCGGCGTCGGCAACTCAAGGGCAGCTTCGGCAATGCCGCGCTTGGCGCCGCAATCGGTGCGCCGCTAGGCGTATGCGTCAATTGTGCTATGCCGATCGCGGTCGGCCTGCACATGGGACGGATGCGGCTCGAAACCACGCTGGCCGCGATGATGGCTTCGCCGACGTTGAACGTGATCGTGGTGTCGATGACTTTCGCGCTGTTACCGCTGCATATGGCGGTGATCAAACTGGTGCTGGCATTGCTGCTGGTGTTGGTGGCTGTACCGCTTTTGTGCCGTTTCCTCTTGCGCGGCGAAACCGAACGAACCCGGTCGGACTTTGGTGCGATAGCGCCTGTGGCCGAGCCCACTGGTGTGACCGGCTGGCTGGCCCGGCGTCTCACGCCGAAAGATGCCGGCCCGCAGCCAGCCGGTCTGCTCGGCGCCTTGGTCTGGTATCTGCGCAATTTCTTGGGCAATTTGTTCACCATCTCGATATTGACCGTGCCGATGATGTTTGCCGCAGCGCTGCTCGGCGCGCTGATTGCATCATTTTTCGACACCAATGCGATTGCCGGCATCTTGCCAAGAGGCGGGATGCTGATGGTGCCGCTGGCAATGATCGCCGTCGCCCTGGTCGCCGCATTTGTGCCCGCGCCTATTGCTCTCGACGTGATCCTGACCATCGTGCTGCTCAACATCGGCCTGACCAGCAGCTATGCAACGGTGGCGCTGATCGCGCTGGGCAGCACGAGCATCTATGCCGTCATTGTGCTGTGGCGCGTGATATCGCGGCGCACCGCGCTGGTGATGTTCGGTGCTGTGATCGCGATGGCTGTCACAGGCGGAATATTAGCCCATTTTGCAGGCCCTGTCGAAGCGCGTTACGAGCGCGAGCAGGTGCTGGCCGGAGTAGCGGATCTCGGTCCGATCGCCCTGCCGCAGGCGCCTCCGGCACCGGCTGCGCTGCCGATGGGGGAATTGTCTCGCCGCTCGGCAGCGATGCGGTTGGCACGCGAGCCCCTGCCCGGGCAAATTACCAGCAGCAACGGCAGCACCATAACGACGAGTCGCCTGCTCTATCCCGCCGCGCCGCAATCGCCTGTGGGCCGGGACTCCGGGGCGACGATCTTCACCCGCTTGTCGGGCCGCGCCCTGGGCCTGGCTGAGGAAGGCACGACTACGCCGCTTTTTGAAATAGACACTTATATGTTCGGCGGCGCGATCGCGGCCGGTGATGTCGACGGAGATGGCTGGGACGACGTGCTGGTCCGTCGCCCGACCGGCG comes from Sphingorhabdus sp. YGSMI21 and encodes:
- a CDS encoding NAD-dependent deacylase, with translation MTKKGNMLNPINNIVILTGAGVSAESGVATFRGPDGLWEGQRVEDVATPEAFVRDPDLVQKFYDERRAKLKAVQPNAAHMALAKLDKTWAGELLLVTQNVDDLHDRAGSKRLLHMHGELNSAWCLACDARSPFDGVMASGPPCPECGQSGSLRPDIVWFGEMPYQMERIEAALAQCDLFVSIGTSGAVYPAAGFVQTARYHGARTLEMNLDPSEGSFHFHESRMGKAGALVPDWVEQVLSHGLC
- a CDS encoding aldehyde-activating protein is translated as MKGSCHCGAVQISVAASPVEVLRCNCTLCRKTGWRGGYWPPGDVTIAAQPDAISPYVQGDRTITSWICRRCGCFTHWTPLTASPERMGVNMRMFEAEEWHHLPVREVDGARG